The following proteins are co-located in the Doryrhamphus excisus isolate RoL2022-K1 chromosome 3, RoL_Dexc_1.0, whole genome shotgun sequence genome:
- the slc39a6 gene encoding zinc transporter ZIP6 isoform X1 — translation MSANHNATLQLAPPPSFSTVSSISRRQQRSEQLSKYFGPRDAKQRHESTETSERSAYFAEMFSWRVIAVLTFLLTVSLLAGDRTVASECSTSSVYVLSAGVDVQRAEQNQKRHLEALFNRYGQNGTISLAGLKRLLQSVGLDRVRSVTVQHRHHHHDHDHDHGASHKPSDSPRERQRRSTDKAQKADADSQFVSNASEDQLTRRQTHATGSHSNDHDHIDGDGHDHDHDGHTHDHIDDHGHHDHEDDHGHGHHDHEDDHGHDHHDHEDVHSHGHVDQDVECLNASNILSSHGMGQEGGVTLADFTYLCPALLHQIDAGACVLHEGSDPTHHGRDLSAKDITIAWLGGFVSISIISLLSLLGVVLIPLMNRVFFKFLLSFLVALAVGTLSGDAFLHLIPHSQGGHQHQHSGLKHAHGEDLDTVWKGLTALGGVYFMFLIEHFLTLGKMYKDKKQKTQKKQNHKADLEKQLALDDDNMQTGQDMETNGGGVFADRADTEDDGVAEEEQVMLQVSSAAAHGYTADDCENKCHSHFHDTVGQADSLHHHHHDYHHILHHHHSQNHHPHSHAHSYSEHHFQEAGVATLAWMVIMGDGLHNFSDGLAIGAAFSEGLSSGLSTSVAVFCHELPHELGDFAVLLKAGMTVRQAILYNVLSAMMAYFGMVTGILIGHYAENISMWIFALTAGLFMYVALVDMVPEMLHNDAGDHGFSHCGFFLLQNAGILLGFGIMLLIAIFEHKIQLDLGF, via the exons atgtcagccaatcacaacgcGACCCTTCAATTGGCACCGCCCCCTTCATTCTCCACTGTCTCTTCCATTTCCCGCAGGCAACAAAGATCTGAGCAGTTATCGAAATACTTTGGACCGAGAGACGCCAAGCAGAGGCACGAATCGACAGAGACGTCCGAACGCAGCGCCTATTTCGCAG AGATGTTCTCGTGGCGGGTCATAGCGGTCCTGACGTTCCTCCTCACCGTGTCCTTGTTGGCTGGAGACAGGACGGTCGCTTCAGAATGCAGCACGTCCTCGGTTTACGTTCTCTCGGCTGGGGTGGATGTGCAGAGAGCGGAGCAGAACCAAAAACGACACCTGGAGGCTCTGTTCAATAG GTATGGACAAAACGGGACCATCTCCCTGGCGGGCCTGAAGCGCCTCCTCCAGAGTGTGGGCTTGGACCGTGTGAGGAGCGTGACTGTGCAACACCGCCATCATCACCATGACCACGATCATGACCACGGCGCATCACACAAACCCTCTGACAGCCCCAGAGAGCGTCAGAGGCGGAGCACAGACAAAGCTCAGAAGGCGGATGCCGACTCACAGTTTGTCAGCAACGCCTCTGAAGATCAACTCACCAGACGTCAGACACACGCAACAGGAAGCCACTCAAATGATCACGATCACATAGATGGTGATGGCCATGATCATGATCATGATGGCCACACGCATGATCACATTGATGACCACGGCCATCATGATCATGAAGATGACCACGGCCATGGCCATCATGATCATGAAGATGACCACGGCCATGACCATCATGATCATGAAGATGTCCACAGCCATGGCCACGTGGACCAGGATGTCGAG TGTCTGAACGCCTCCAACATCCTCTCCTCACACGGGATGGGCCAGGAGGGGGGCGTGACCCTGGCCGACTTCACATACCTCTGCCCCGCCCTCCTCCACCAGATAGACGCTGGTGCCTGCGTTCTGCACGAAGGCAGCG ACCCGACGCATCATGGACGCGATCTCAGCGCCAAGGACATCACAATAG CGTGGCTCGGCGGCTTTGTGTCCATTAGCATCATCAGCCTTCTATCACTGCTGGGTGTCGTCCTCATCCCGCTCATGAACAGGGTCTTCTTCAAGTTCCTTCTCAGCTTCCTGGTGGCGCTGGCTGTCGGCACCCTCAGCGGCGATGCATTCCTGCACCTCATCCCTCAC TCTCAGGGCGGACACCAGCACCAACATTCCGGGCTGAAGCATGCACATGGAGAAGACCTGGACACTGTGTGGAAAGGTCTAACAGCTCTTGGCGGTGTCTACTTCATGTTTCTCATTGAACACTTCCTCACGCTGGGAAAAATGTACAAGGATAAGAAACAGAAG ACGCAGAAGAAACAGAACCACAAGGCGGACCTGGAGAAGCAGCTGGCTCTGGACGATGACAACATGCAGACAGGCCAAG ACATGGAGACCAATGGTGGCGGCGTTTTCGCCGATCGTGCAGACACGGAGGACGACGGAGTGGCGGAGGAGGAACAGGTGATGCTGCAGGTGTCGTCAGCGGCAGCGCATGGTTACACGGCCGATGACTGCGAGAACAAATGCCACTCCCACTTCCACGACACGGTGGGCCAGGCCGACAGCTTGCACCACCATCACCATGACTACCACCACATCCTGCACCACCACCACTCCCAGAACCACCACCCTCACAGCCACGCCCACTCGTACTCTGAGCACCACTTCCAAGAGGCGGGCGTGGCCACACTGGCCTGGATGGTCATCATGGGCGATGGCTTGCACAACTTCAGCGACGGCCTGGCCATCG GCGCGGCATTCAGCGAGGGGCTATCCAGCGGCCTCAGCACATCTGTGGCGGTTTTTTGTCATGAACTGCCTCACGAGTTGG GTGACTTTGCGGTGCTGCTGAAAGCGGGAATGACGGTGCGTCAGGCCATCCTGTACAATGTGCTGTCGGCCATGATGGCGTACTTTGGCATGGTGACGGGTATCTTGATCGGACATTATGCAGAGAACATCTCCATGTGGATCTTCGCCCTAACCGCAGGGCTCTTCATGTATGTGGCGCTGGTGGACATG GTTCCAGAGATGTTGCATAATGATGCGGGCGATCACGGTTTCAGTCACTGCGGCTTCTTCCTGCTGCAGAACGCCGGAATCTTGTTGGGTTTCGGCATCATGCTCCTCATCGCCATCTTCGAGCACAAGATCCAACTGGACCTGGGATTCTGA
- the slc39a6 gene encoding zinc transporter ZIP6 isoform X2 — protein sequence MFSWRVIAVLTFLLTVSLLAGDRTVASECSTSSVYVLSAGVDVQRAEQNQKRHLEALFNRYGQNGTISLAGLKRLLQSVGLDRVRSVTVQHRHHHHDHDHDHGASHKPSDSPRERQRRSTDKAQKADADSQFVSNASEDQLTRRQTHATGSHSNDHDHIDGDGHDHDHDGHTHDHIDDHGHHDHEDDHGHGHHDHEDDHGHDHHDHEDVHSHGHVDQDVECLNASNILSSHGMGQEGGVTLADFTYLCPALLHQIDAGACVLHEGSDPTHHGRDLSAKDITIAWLGGFVSISIISLLSLLGVVLIPLMNRVFFKFLLSFLVALAVGTLSGDAFLHLIPHSQGGHQHQHSGLKHAHGEDLDTVWKGLTALGGVYFMFLIEHFLTLGKMYKDKKQKTQKKQNHKADLEKQLALDDDNMQTGQDMETNGGGVFADRADTEDDGVAEEEQVMLQVSSAAAHGYTADDCENKCHSHFHDTVGQADSLHHHHHDYHHILHHHHSQNHHPHSHAHSYSEHHFQEAGVATLAWMVIMGDGLHNFSDGLAIGAAFSEGLSSGLSTSVAVFCHELPHELGDFAVLLKAGMTVRQAILYNVLSAMMAYFGMVTGILIGHYAENISMWIFALTAGLFMYVALVDMVPEMLHNDAGDHGFSHCGFFLLQNAGILLGFGIMLLIAIFEHKIQLDLGF from the exons ATGTTCTCGTGGCGGGTCATAGCGGTCCTGACGTTCCTCCTCACCGTGTCCTTGTTGGCTGGAGACAGGACGGTCGCTTCAGAATGCAGCACGTCCTCGGTTTACGTTCTCTCGGCTGGGGTGGATGTGCAGAGAGCGGAGCAGAACCAAAAACGACACCTGGAGGCTCTGTTCAATAG GTATGGACAAAACGGGACCATCTCCCTGGCGGGCCTGAAGCGCCTCCTCCAGAGTGTGGGCTTGGACCGTGTGAGGAGCGTGACTGTGCAACACCGCCATCATCACCATGACCACGATCATGACCACGGCGCATCACACAAACCCTCTGACAGCCCCAGAGAGCGTCAGAGGCGGAGCACAGACAAAGCTCAGAAGGCGGATGCCGACTCACAGTTTGTCAGCAACGCCTCTGAAGATCAACTCACCAGACGTCAGACACACGCAACAGGAAGCCACTCAAATGATCACGATCACATAGATGGTGATGGCCATGATCATGATCATGATGGCCACACGCATGATCACATTGATGACCACGGCCATCATGATCATGAAGATGACCACGGCCATGGCCATCATGATCATGAAGATGACCACGGCCATGACCATCATGATCATGAAGATGTCCACAGCCATGGCCACGTGGACCAGGATGTCGAG TGTCTGAACGCCTCCAACATCCTCTCCTCACACGGGATGGGCCAGGAGGGGGGCGTGACCCTGGCCGACTTCACATACCTCTGCCCCGCCCTCCTCCACCAGATAGACGCTGGTGCCTGCGTTCTGCACGAAGGCAGCG ACCCGACGCATCATGGACGCGATCTCAGCGCCAAGGACATCACAATAG CGTGGCTCGGCGGCTTTGTGTCCATTAGCATCATCAGCCTTCTATCACTGCTGGGTGTCGTCCTCATCCCGCTCATGAACAGGGTCTTCTTCAAGTTCCTTCTCAGCTTCCTGGTGGCGCTGGCTGTCGGCACCCTCAGCGGCGATGCATTCCTGCACCTCATCCCTCAC TCTCAGGGCGGACACCAGCACCAACATTCCGGGCTGAAGCATGCACATGGAGAAGACCTGGACACTGTGTGGAAAGGTCTAACAGCTCTTGGCGGTGTCTACTTCATGTTTCTCATTGAACACTTCCTCACGCTGGGAAAAATGTACAAGGATAAGAAACAGAAG ACGCAGAAGAAACAGAACCACAAGGCGGACCTGGAGAAGCAGCTGGCTCTGGACGATGACAACATGCAGACAGGCCAAG ACATGGAGACCAATGGTGGCGGCGTTTTCGCCGATCGTGCAGACACGGAGGACGACGGAGTGGCGGAGGAGGAACAGGTGATGCTGCAGGTGTCGTCAGCGGCAGCGCATGGTTACACGGCCGATGACTGCGAGAACAAATGCCACTCCCACTTCCACGACACGGTGGGCCAGGCCGACAGCTTGCACCACCATCACCATGACTACCACCACATCCTGCACCACCACCACTCCCAGAACCACCACCCTCACAGCCACGCCCACTCGTACTCTGAGCACCACTTCCAAGAGGCGGGCGTGGCCACACTGGCCTGGATGGTCATCATGGGCGATGGCTTGCACAACTTCAGCGACGGCCTGGCCATCG GCGCGGCATTCAGCGAGGGGCTATCCAGCGGCCTCAGCACATCTGTGGCGGTTTTTTGTCATGAACTGCCTCACGAGTTGG GTGACTTTGCGGTGCTGCTGAAAGCGGGAATGACGGTGCGTCAGGCCATCCTGTACAATGTGCTGTCGGCCATGATGGCGTACTTTGGCATGGTGACGGGTATCTTGATCGGACATTATGCAGAGAACATCTCCATGTGGATCTTCGCCCTAACCGCAGGGCTCTTCATGTATGTGGCGCTGGTGGACATG GTTCCAGAGATGTTGCATAATGATGCGGGCGATCACGGTTTCAGTCACTGCGGCTTCTTCCTGCTGCAGAACGCCGGAATCTTGTTGGGTTTCGGCATCATGCTCCTCATCGCCATCTTCGAGCACAAGATCCAACTGGACCTGGGATTCTGA
- the crfb16 gene encoding cytokine receptor family member B16 isoform X1, with product MAMTLLEHVTSFVLRMTVLLHVDLIHYALMLPPPSQVRMESINMRHTLSWRPLQVYCSTAVLYSVQFQGEFELTILDGTWLDVSECQNIPQAHCDLTLDLGSDSDYNIRVRAECQSRMSPWTQLSPPFNRKDTVLTEPHMVVSAAGHALLMTFDETPPTASISVMVWKQGDEAQMYIYNISAEETVLHVAALQDGEVYCIRAWMVLEPRIQSGSTEIHCVPIKGAPVPWKSPTTVVVTLLVMASVLFAVFWALIHCHLRANCQCLHKEVHKEALPRSLRPDWHVEAALSTYPTEVCAHVHLVHSGKQGRFKPVPLR from the exons ATGCCTTGATGCTGCCACCGCCAAGTCAGGTGAGAATGGAGTCCATCAACATGCGACACACTCTCAGCTGGCGACCCCTGCAGGTGTATTGCAGTACTGCAGTACTCTACTCTGTGCAGTTCCAGGG TGAGTTTGAGCTGACGATCCTGGATGGGACATGGCTGGACGTCTCAGAGTGCCAGAATATTCCACAAGCTCACTGTGACTTGACCTTAGACCTGGGTTCCGACTCGGACTACAACATCCGCGTCCGAGCAGAGTGCCAGTCACGGATGTCACCGTGGACCCAGCTCAGCCCGCCTTTCAACAGGAAGGACA CTGTACTGACGGAGCCCCACATGGTGGTTTCTGCAGCAGGCCACGCCCTCCTGATGACCTTTGACGAGACCCCGCCCACAGCATCCATCAGTGTGATGGTGTGGAAGCAGGGCGACGAGGCCCAG ATGTACATCTACAACATCTCAGCAGAGGAGACAGTTCTACACGTGGCCGCCCTGCAGGACGGGGAGGTGTACTGCATCAGAGCTTGGATGGTTTTGGAGCCGCGGATCCAAAGTGGCAGCACCGAAATTCACTGTGTGCCCATAAAAG GTGCTCCCGTTCCCTGGAAGAGTCCCACCACTGTGGTGGTCACACTGCTTGTGATGGCGTCTGTCCTCTTTGCTGTCTTCTGGGCCTTAATCCACTGCCACCTCCGCGCCAACTGCCAGTGCCTCCACAAGGAGGTGCACAAGGAGGCACTGCCACGCTCTCTG AGACCCGACTGGCATGTGGAAGCTGCCTTGAGCACGTACCCGACAGAggtgtgtgcacatgtgcatCTGGTGCACAGTGGCAAACAGGGCCGCTTCAAACCAGTACCACTCCGATGA
- the crfb16 gene encoding cytokine receptor family member B16 isoform X2, with the protein MLPPPSQVRMESINMRHTLSWRPLQVYCSTAVLYSVQFQGEFELTILDGTWLDVSECQNIPQAHCDLTLDLGSDSDYNIRVRAECQSRMSPWTQLSPPFNRKDTVLTEPHMVVSAAGHALLMTFDETPPTASISVMVWKQGDEAQMYIYNISAEETVLHVAALQDGEVYCIRAWMVLEPRIQSGSTEIHCVPIKGAPVPWKSPTTVVVTLLVMASVLFAVFWALIHCHLRANCQCLHKEVHKEALPRSLRPDWHVEAALSTYPTEVCAHVHLVHSGKQGRFKPVPLR; encoded by the exons ATGCTGCCACCGCCAAGTCAGGTGAGAATGGAGTCCATCAACATGCGACACACTCTCAGCTGGCGACCCCTGCAGGTGTATTGCAGTACTGCAGTACTCTACTCTGTGCAGTTCCAGGG TGAGTTTGAGCTGACGATCCTGGATGGGACATGGCTGGACGTCTCAGAGTGCCAGAATATTCCACAAGCTCACTGTGACTTGACCTTAGACCTGGGTTCCGACTCGGACTACAACATCCGCGTCCGAGCAGAGTGCCAGTCACGGATGTCACCGTGGACCCAGCTCAGCCCGCCTTTCAACAGGAAGGACA CTGTACTGACGGAGCCCCACATGGTGGTTTCTGCAGCAGGCCACGCCCTCCTGATGACCTTTGACGAGACCCCGCCCACAGCATCCATCAGTGTGATGGTGTGGAAGCAGGGCGACGAGGCCCAG ATGTACATCTACAACATCTCAGCAGAGGAGACAGTTCTACACGTGGCCGCCCTGCAGGACGGGGAGGTGTACTGCATCAGAGCTTGGATGGTTTTGGAGCCGCGGATCCAAAGTGGCAGCACCGAAATTCACTGTGTGCCCATAAAAG GTGCTCCCGTTCCCTGGAAGAGTCCCACCACTGTGGTGGTCACACTGCTTGTGATGGCGTCTGTCCTCTTTGCTGTCTTCTGGGCCTTAATCCACTGCCACCTCCGCGCCAACTGCCAGTGCCTCCACAAGGAGGTGCACAAGGAGGCACTGCCACGCTCTCTG AGACCCGACTGGCATGTGGAAGCTGCCTTGAGCACGTACCCGACAGAggtgtgtgcacatgtgcatCTGGTGCACAGTGGCAAACAGGGCCGCTTCAAACCAGTACCACTCCGATGA